Proteins found in one Corynebacterium freneyi genomic segment:
- the hrpA gene encoding ATP-dependent RNA helicase HrpA, translated as MSEHNENSGRAPRSGQRRGRRSPDSRPHVDKRPIYARLDGVPHAEARSFRRRLKRASAPASIHAIADDIELARLRVEERRESIPEITYPASLPVSARRDDIAEAIENNQVTVIAGETGSGKTTQIPKILLDLGRGVLGKIGHTQPRRLAARTVAERIADELGEKIGGHVGYAIRFDDKVGRDTCVKLMTDGILLAEIQRDRLLLEYDTIIIDEAHERSLNIDFLLGYLKRLLPKRPDLKVIITSATIDPERFAEHFADADGKPAPIIEVSGRTYPVEVRYRPLVVEETVTRKNGQTETRVTDIDQIDGVVAACRELMREGDGDILVFFSGEREIREAAEAIEGQKWRGVEVLPLFGRLSNAEQHRVFGPHASRRIVLATNIAETSLTVPGIHYVVDTGTARISRYSTRTKVQRLPVEPVSQASANQRSGRCGRVADGIAIRLYSEEDFLSRPEFTDPEIQRTNLASVILQMANLGLGDVAAFPFVDAPDHKAIRDGVQLLDELGALASAKDTAGTSSSKKRTGTRDAHDDGDGADNALSLTPTGRELARIPVDPRLARMLVEAHANGALKPVTVIVAALSLQDVRERPLEKQAQADQAHARFKDTTNDFLSYLKLWEHLREKRAELSGNQFRKMCQREFLHYMRVREWQDLIRQLNQVVADLGWNWSVDGNDPSPDAIHQSLLAGLLSQIGVREGEGKEFTGTRNTKFLVHPSSSLAKKPPRWVMAAEIVETSRTFARDAARIEPAWVEKLASHLLKHQYSEPHWSTKRGAAMAYQKSTLYGVPVVVDRAVPYHRVDPAAAREMFIRHALVDGEWTTHHKFFADNRAKLEDAARIEDKARRRGIVVDDDTLYAFYDAKIPHNATTAANFDRWWKKTSQSDPHLLDFDPNALVNPDSHDVDAAAFPDLWQQGSLDFQLSYRFEPGADDDGVTLHVPVPLLAGLRDEGFDWLVPGLRQELVESLIRTLPKASRRSVVPAPDFAARALASMTPYARPLRESLADALRQLGGTGINADDFDVTKLPPHLRFNFATVDRRGDVTDQDRDLLALQKRRAGQVTTAVAKAAGSSQHAAVKEWTADNLGAVPETVENTVDGQKVTAYPTLVATKDGVAVKVVPTEAQAKASLMTATLTMLLRECTVQTTAMVKGLPLQQRVAVDAWPHAGTEGLVEDCRVTVVRDRMIDAGGPVRDPAEYATLRDTVKPQVAGQVRQLVVGMAKMLPAYHRVVSQLDEWDGPAIDDMRSQLAFMLPKGAVARHGWANLRHLSRYLEAMEIRLADMVLDPDRDAELEDEVTEVKEYLEKRLAALPEGRRKSAAVRDIGWMIQELRVSLFAQRLGTARTVSPQRVKKAIDKLR; from the coding sequence ATGTCTGAGCACAACGAGAATTCCGGCCGCGCCCCTCGCAGCGGTCAGCGACGCGGCCGCCGCTCCCCCGATTCCCGCCCCCACGTGGACAAGCGGCCCATTTACGCGCGCCTGGACGGGGTGCCCCACGCGGAAGCCCGCAGCTTCCGCCGCCGCCTCAAGCGCGCGTCGGCGCCGGCGTCGATCCACGCGATCGCCGACGACATCGAGCTGGCTCGCCTGCGCGTCGAGGAACGCCGCGAGTCGATCCCGGAGATCACCTACCCGGCGTCGCTGCCGGTGTCGGCCCGCCGCGACGACATCGCCGAGGCCATCGAAAACAACCAGGTCACCGTCATCGCCGGCGAAACCGGTTCCGGCAAGACCACGCAGATCCCGAAGATCCTGCTCGACCTCGGCCGCGGCGTGCTGGGCAAGATCGGCCACACGCAGCCCCGCCGTCTGGCGGCCCGCACCGTCGCCGAGCGCATCGCCGACGAACTGGGCGAGAAGATCGGCGGCCACGTCGGCTACGCCATCCGTTTCGACGACAAGGTCGGCCGCGACACGTGCGTCAAACTCATGACCGACGGAATCCTGCTCGCCGAGATCCAGCGTGATCGGCTGCTGCTCGAGTACGACACGATCATCATCGACGAGGCCCACGAGCGCAGCCTCAACATCGATTTCCTGCTGGGCTACCTCAAGCGGCTGCTGCCGAAGCGCCCGGACCTGAAGGTCATCATCACCTCGGCGACGATCGACCCGGAGCGTTTCGCCGAGCATTTCGCCGACGCCGACGGCAAGCCCGCGCCGATCATCGAGGTATCGGGCCGCACCTACCCCGTCGAGGTGCGCTACCGCCCGCTGGTCGTCGAGGAGACCGTCACCCGCAAAAACGGGCAGACCGAAACCCGCGTCACCGACATCGACCAGATCGACGGCGTCGTCGCCGCGTGCCGCGAGCTCATGCGGGAAGGCGACGGCGACATCCTGGTGTTCTTCTCCGGCGAGCGCGAGATCCGCGAGGCCGCGGAAGCCATCGAGGGCCAGAAGTGGCGCGGCGTGGAGGTGCTGCCGCTGTTCGGTCGCCTGTCCAATGCGGAGCAGCACCGGGTTTTCGGTCCGCATGCTTCACGACGCATCGTCCTGGCCACCAACATCGCCGAAACGTCGCTGACGGTCCCGGGCATCCACTACGTGGTCGACACCGGCACCGCCCGCATTTCCCGGTACTCCACCCGCACCAAGGTCCAGCGCCTGCCCGTCGAACCGGTCAGCCAGGCCAGCGCCAACCAGCGCTCGGGCCGCTGCGGCCGCGTCGCCGACGGCATCGCCATCCGCTTGTACTCCGAAGAGGACTTCCTGTCCCGCCCGGAATTCACCGATCCGGAGATCCAGCGCACCAACCTCGCGTCGGTGATCCTGCAGATGGCCAACCTCGGCCTCGGCGACGTCGCGGCGTTCCCCTTCGTCGACGCCCCCGACCACAAGGCCATCCGCGACGGCGTGCAACTTCTCGACGAACTCGGGGCACTGGCCTCTGCCAAAGACACCGCCGGGACGTCGTCAAGCAAAAAACGCACCGGCACCCGCGACGCACACGACGACGGCGACGGCGCCGACAACGCACTGTCCCTGACGCCGACCGGCCGCGAACTGGCGCGCATCCCCGTCGACCCCCGACTGGCCCGGATGCTGGTGGAAGCCCACGCCAACGGCGCGCTCAAACCCGTCACCGTCATCGTCGCCGCCCTCAGCCTGCAGGACGTGCGCGAACGCCCCCTGGAAAAGCAAGCCCAAGCCGACCAGGCCCACGCGCGATTCAAGGACACCACCAACGACTTCCTGTCCTACCTCAAACTGTGGGAACACCTGCGGGAAAAGCGCGCCGAATTGTCCGGCAACCAATTCCGCAAAATGTGCCAACGTGAATTCCTGCACTACATGCGCGTGCGGGAATGGCAGGACCTGATTCGCCAGCTCAACCAAGTCGTCGCCGACCTCGGCTGGAACTGGTCCGTCGACGGCAACGACCCCTCCCCCGACGCCATCCACCAATCGCTGCTGGCCGGCCTGCTGTCCCAGATCGGCGTGCGCGAAGGCGAAGGCAAGGAATTCACCGGCACCCGCAACACCAAGTTCCTCGTGCACCCGTCGTCGTCGCTGGCGAAGAAGCCGCCGCGGTGGGTCATGGCCGCCGAAATCGTCGAAACTTCGCGCACCTTCGCCCGCGACGCCGCGCGCATCGAACCGGCGTGGGTGGAAAAGCTCGCCTCCCACCTGCTCAAACACCAGTACTCCGAACCGCACTGGTCCACCAAGCGCGGCGCGGCCATGGCCTACCAGAAGTCGACGCTCTACGGCGTGCCCGTCGTCGTCGACCGCGCCGTGCCCTACCACCGCGTCGACCCGGCCGCCGCGCGCGAAATGTTCATCCGCCACGCCCTCGTCGACGGCGAGTGGACCACCCACCACAAGTTCTTCGCCGACAACCGCGCCAAACTCGAAGACGCCGCCCGCATCGAGGACAAGGCCCGCCGCCGCGGCATCGTCGTCGACGACGACACCCTGTACGCCTTCTACGACGCGAAGATCCCGCACAACGCCACCACGGCCGCCAACTTCGACCGGTGGTGGAAGAAGACGTCCCAATCCGACCCGCACCTGCTCGACTTCGACCCGAACGCGCTGGTCAACCCGGATTCCCACGACGTCGACGCCGCCGCGTTCCCCGACCTGTGGCAGCAGGGCAGCCTCGACTTCCAACTGTCCTACCGCTTCGAACCCGGGGCCGACGACGACGGCGTCACCCTCCACGTGCCCGTGCCGCTGCTGGCCGGCCTGCGCGACGAGGGATTCGACTGGCTCGTGCCCGGACTGCGGCAGGAGCTGGTGGAATCGCTGATCCGCACCCTGCCCAAGGCCTCGCGACGCTCCGTCGTGCCCGCCCCCGACTTCGCGGCACGCGCCCTGGCGTCGATGACCCCGTACGCGCGGCCGCTGCGGGAGTCGCTGGCCGATGCGCTGCGCCAGTTGGGCGGCACGGGCATCAACGCCGACGACTTCGACGTGACCAAACTGCCGCCGCACCTGCGGTTCAACTTCGCCACCGTCGACCGGCGCGGCGACGTCACCGACCAGGACCGGGATCTGCTGGCGCTGCAGAAGCGGCGCGCCGGACAGGTGACCACGGCCGTGGCGAAGGCGGCCGGTTCGTCCCAGCATGCGGCGGTGAAGGAGTGGACCGCCGACAACCTCGGCGCCGTGCCGGAGACCGTGGAGAACACCGTCGACGGCCAGAAGGTCACCGCCTACCCGACGCTGGTGGCCACCAAGGACGGCGTCGCGGTGAAGGTCGTGCCGACGGAGGCGCAGGCGAAGGCGTCGCTGATGACGGCGACGCTGACGATGCTGCTGCGCGAATGCACCGTGCAGACCACCGCGATGGTCAAGGGACTGCCCTTGCAGCAGCGGGTCGCCGTCGACGCGTGGCCGCATGCCGGGACGGAGGGCCTCGTCGAGGACTGCCGGGTGACCGTCGTGCGCGACCGGATGATCGACGCCGGCGGTCCGGTCCGCGATCCCGCCGAGTACGCGACGCTGCGCGACACGGTGAAGCCGCAGGTGGCGGGGCAGGTTCGTCAGCTCGTCGTGGGCATGGCGAAGATGCTTCCGGCGTATCACCGGGTGGTGTCGCAGTTGGACGAGTGGGATGGCCCGGCGATCGACGACATGCGGTCGCAGCTTGCGTTCATGCTGCCCAAGGGTGCGGTCGCCCGTCACGGGTGGGCGAATCTGCGTCATCTGTCCCGGTACCTGGAGGCGATGGAGATTCGTCTGGCCGACATGGTCCTCGATCCCGACCGTGATGCGGAATTGGAGGACGAGGTCACCGAGGTCAAGGAGTACCTGGAGAAGCGTCTGGCAGCGTTGCCGGAGGGCCGCCGGAAGTCGGCTGCCGTCCGCGACATCGGGTGGATGATTCAGGAGCTGCGCGTCAGTTTGTTCGCCCAGCGTCTGGGCACGGCCCGCACGGTGTCGCCGCAGCGAGTGAAGAAGGCCATCGACAAGTTGCGGTAG